A window from Actinomycetospora corticicola encodes these proteins:
- a CDS encoding RDD family protein, producing MTPRDPGVVIGEAVELDLAPAKLPSRALAFALDLVIVGALLTAALVVVVVTGVEVDVALAATIAVVLAVLGFVVWPTAWETLTRGRTPGKMAFGLRVVSDDGGPIRFRQALVRALAGLFVDFGLASGVVAIVVSACTRRGQRVGDLLAGTIVLRDRVPRSTRHPTLPDPDPALAGWASTLQLAALPDDLALAARQFLARAGDLAPEVRRTLGEQLATDVAARTAPAPPSGTSVEAFLTAVLAERRRRAA from the coding sequence ATGACCCCACGCGATCCCGGCGTCGTGATCGGCGAGGCGGTCGAGCTCGATCTCGCTCCCGCCAAGCTACCGAGCCGCGCGCTCGCGTTCGCGCTCGATCTCGTGATCGTCGGTGCCCTGCTCACCGCGGCGCTGGTCGTCGTGGTGGTCACCGGCGTCGAGGTCGACGTGGCCCTCGCAGCGACGATCGCGGTGGTGCTCGCGGTGCTGGGCTTCGTCGTCTGGCCGACCGCCTGGGAGACGCTGACCCGCGGCCGGACGCCCGGGAAGATGGCGTTCGGGCTGCGGGTGGTGTCCGACGACGGCGGGCCGATCCGCTTCCGGCAGGCCCTGGTGCGCGCGCTGGCCGGGCTGTTCGTCGACTTCGGCCTCGCGAGCGGCGTGGTCGCGATCGTGGTGTCGGCGTGCACCCGGCGCGGGCAGCGGGTGGGCGACCTGCTCGCGGGCACGATCGTCCTGCGCGACCGGGTCCCGCGCTCCACCCGGCACCCGACCCTGCCCGACCCGGATCCCGCGCTGGCCGGCTGGGCCTCGACCCTCCAGCTCGCCGCACTGCCCGACGACCTCGCACTCGCGGCCCGCCAGTTCCTCGCCCGGGCCGGTGACCTCGCCCCGGAGGTCCGCCGCACCCTGGGGGAGCAGCTCGCGACCGACGTCGCCGCGCGGACCGCACCCGCCCCGCCGTCGGGAACGTCCGTGGAGGCCTTCCTGACGGCGGTCCTGGCCGAGCGCCGTCGCCGGGCGGCGTGA
- a CDS encoding stage II sporulation protein M, translated as MDVDAYTDAHRAEWDRLERLLRGRRRWSADEADEALDLYRRTATHLSVVRSSSPDPALVSRLSSLVARARSAVLGTTPWSWAVVRRFVTEEFPAALAASARWWVPTALLSVAIMVLVGTWVAVNPDVAGAIASPEETRRLVDEEFSSYYSSNPAASFAARVWTNNALVAATCLITGVLVLPVLWILVQNVVNVGISGGILAANGRLDLFLGLITPHGLLELTAVFVAAGAGLKLGWSWIDPGPLTRARSLARQARITVGIALGLVGVLLISGVIEAFVTPSGLPTWARIGVGVLAWLLFVAYVLHGRRVLRTRADVLDSPTGRESVVPGVQ; from the coding sequence GTGGACGTCGACGCCTACACCGACGCCCACCGCGCGGAGTGGGACCGGCTCGAGCGGCTGCTCCGGGGCCGGCGCCGGTGGAGCGCGGACGAGGCCGACGAGGCGCTCGACCTGTACCGCCGAACCGCGACCCACCTGTCGGTCGTCCGGTCGTCCTCCCCCGACCCGGCCCTCGTGTCCCGGCTCTCCTCGCTCGTCGCGCGCGCCCGGTCGGCGGTGCTGGGGACGACGCCGTGGAGCTGGGCGGTGGTGCGCCGCTTCGTCACCGAGGAGTTCCCGGCCGCACTCGCCGCGTCCGCGCGCTGGTGGGTGCCGACGGCACTGCTCTCGGTCGCGATCATGGTGCTGGTCGGCACCTGGGTGGCGGTGAACCCCGACGTCGCCGGCGCCATCGCCTCGCCCGAGGAGACCCGCCGTCTGGTCGACGAGGAGTTCTCGTCGTACTACTCGTCGAACCCGGCCGCCTCGTTCGCCGCCCGGGTCTGGACCAACAACGCTCTCGTCGCCGCGACCTGCCTGATCACCGGGGTGCTCGTGCTCCCGGTGCTGTGGATCCTGGTCCAGAACGTGGTGAACGTCGGCATCTCGGGCGGCATCCTCGCCGCGAACGGCCGCCTCGACCTGTTCCTCGGACTCATCACCCCGCACGGCCTGCTCGAGCTCACCGCGGTCTTCGTGGCGGCCGGGGCGGGGCTGAAGCTGGGGTGGTCGTGGATCGACCCGGGGCCGCTCACCCGTGCCCGGTCGCTCGCCCGGCAGGCGCGCATCACGGTGGGCATCGCGCTCGGACTCGTGGGCGTGCTGCTGATCTCCGGCGTCATCGAGGCGTTCGTGACCCCGTCGGGTTTGCCCACGTGGGCCCGCATCGGGGTCGGTGTCCTGGCGTGGCTGCTGTTCGTGGCCTACGTGCTGCACGGCCGGCGGGTGCTGCGCACGCGGGCGG